ggctgcactgctgcagctgggacctactgcaggtgctgaggggggagctACTCACCCAAGACTTTGAGAGGTCTGCTCGAAAACAATGAGCTACAGTGGATTATTATGAAATCATTCAGATTCTCTATTCAAAAAGATTAcactacattttcatttcagtgcatcCTAGAATGTAATTTTGATGAATTTCCAATGattatgtattttgaattctttgtaaaataGTTTAACACAAGATGTCACAGAATccagcagcagtgaacagcaggcagtccagcacagtgctgcacacactttaagacccccagtacagatcagtgactgtccagtcctttcacagacactgacacaggcagcattatgatgatgtcaaacgTTTTACTGCTGGTGACgctgggactccttgtacaggGTGAGAATGATGGATCCACATTAACTTCAGATATTGGTTATAGATCACattatcattgttttcttttcacaaaagtTGACATGATAGACTAGTCCAAATAAACAGATTTCAGCAAATTGTTTGAATAGTAACGTGTATTGACATCCatttcaatgttttgtttttcagaatcaatggcagatatagttCTGACTCAGGATCAGAACAGCTTGCcaacacagtgatacagagccgtacaaaaacctgcctcagtcagactgcacagagactgcactgctgcagctgggacctactgcaggtgctgaggggggagctTCTCACCCGAGACATTGAGAGGTCTGCTCGAAAACATTGAGCTACAGTGAATTATTATGAAATCATTCAGATTCTCTATTCAAAAAGATTAcactacattttcatttcagtgcatcCTAGAATGTAATTTTGATGAATTTCCAATGattatgtattttgaattctttgtaaaataGTTTAACACAAGATGTCACAGaacccagcagcagtgaacagcaggcagtccagcacagtgctgcacacactttaagacccccagtacagatcagtgactgtccagtcctttcacagacactgacacaggcagcattatgatgatgtcaaacgttctactgctggtgatgctgggactccttgtacaggGTGAGAAAGATGGATCCATTTTACCTTGAGATTTTTGTTGTAGTTCACATTTCTGTTTGTCTCTTTTCGCAAGAAACCTTTTTTCACACAAGTTGCCATCATAATATAGTCAAATGTACCAGAATTGAGCacattgtttgaaaatattaatatgcattgacatccatttccatgttttgtgtttcagaatCAAAAGCAGATAAAGTGCTGACTCAGGATCCAGCAGCTCGGTCTGTTCAGTTGGGAGagactgtctctatcagctgtacagccagtcagagtgtGGGCACTCGTCTAAACTGGTACCtacagaaacctggtcaggctcctaaacttctgatttatgatGCCACTAGTCGCgagtctgggattcctgatcgtttcagtgggagtggatctgggactcagtttacactgaaaatcactagagtccaggctgaagatgcaggagattattactgtaaGAGTTACCACAGTGATCCtgtgttcacacagtgatacagagccgtacaaaaacctccctcagacagactgcacagagactgcactgctgcagctgggaccgaCTGCAGGttctgaggggggaggcactgacCCGGGACACTGAGGTGCTCAGCGCTGAAACACCAAACTtccataatacattttttgttttttatttgacaagAAAGTACTTAACGTCcttgtgttttaaatgaattctcAGCCAGCTAGTAACACTACAAGttgacattaaaatgtatttatccagTCATTTTACATAGAAAATAATATGAGAAAGTTTTGTATTAACAGCAACATAAGGAAGATAACTTGAATTTTTCTCAAAGACCTTAAATTGCGTAAAGCATTGTTTCTCACAAATGACaaacatttctcaaaataagacaaaagctttttattaaaagcaattatctcaacaaataaacaattctgGCAACATTTTTATGAGCCTCAAGCATTTCAACAATAATTTAGATCATTAGTAttaaaaaatatcatatcaAAAGTAccattaaaaaagataaaaagtaCACTAACGCGTATACACAATATCACTCCAAAGAGTTGTGAGATGCACATGAGTTTTCATTAATCAGCCCTGAAAACAGCTCCTAGCCCTCacgccatctctctctctctgtctctctctctcatgtgagTTTCCTCTCAGAGACTGCGATGGCACTGCAGGCAGATTATGGTTAACGCTGATTATCTCATTTCTTCCCCCATTATCTCCGCCCAGAGCCATTACCATACCGCCCTGCTACACCtccacatatgtatatatatatatatatatatatatatatatggttccAAACATATTATtagacaaaatattttcttccataTTACGTTGGTTAAATATATATTGCGTAAAGTGCATTTTTTCTGtcatcgtaaaaaaaaaaaaaaaaaacaattttgaattatttgtcTCAGGTAACCAGTTGAGCAACTCATGTTGCCTGCTGGGGCTCCTGAGGTAATCATGTTTCCTTTCCCAGTTCCTAGACTAGGCTCTGTGGAAACTAGTCTTCCACACAGCAGATCCCCTGACTACAGGCCTCACACAGCGAACTCTCATGCGGCTTCGTCCGCACTTTCTCAGGGGAGCAGGAATCGCTGttgtcctcttcctcttcaccgTAGCAGTTCTTCTTGATCTTGCCAATCAGCTTGAGCAGGACCTTCTCTACTTCCTCCGTGGAGAACCCTGGGAGCTCAAAGTTCCCACTGCAGCCCCGGCACGCCTGTCTGAAGGGTCGCATGATCACCGTCCCCCGGGCTGCCTCGCTGCGCAGGCGGTAGTGGAAGAGAAGAGTAACCCGGGCCGATGGCCAATCTTTGGAACAGGTACCACACCTAAATCTGAGATAAGAGGCCAAGAAGACGATTGttcagtcttttttattttgttgtgtttccattaatctactgaaaacatacaaaacatacatacaccacATGGTGGCAGTGCCCCAT
This region of Anguilla rostrata isolate EN2019 chromosome 8, ASM1855537v3, whole genome shotgun sequence genomic DNA includes:
- the LOC135261601 gene encoding receptor-transporting protein 3-like; its protein translation is MNADWTPTLWRDTFDEMLEEELEYSDRWFFQFNYRLQENLSEEERRRGWKIYCHCAYGKFRCGTCSKDWPSARVTLLFHYRLRSEAARGTVIMRPFRQACRGCSGNFELPGFSTEEVEKVLLKLIGKIKKNCYGEEEEDNSDSCSPEKVRTKPHESSLCEACSQGICCVED